In one Bacillus sp. PK3_68 genomic region, the following are encoded:
- a CDS encoding M20 family metallopeptidase — protein sequence MLNQLLQKLDEKKERMIEIRRYLHQHPELSFKEEKTAQYITDFYKDKDVKIRTNVGGYGVVVTIEGGQPGKTVALRADFDGLPITEEADVPFKSKNPGVMHACGHDGHTAYLMILADVLIEMKEQLKGNVVILHQPAEETPPGGAVAMIEDGCLEGVDNVFGIHLMSLAETGEVYYRAGEMQTGRSYFKVKIQGKGGHGSMPHASNDSIVAASHFVVAAQTIVSRRINPFDMATVTIGSFDGKGSFNIIKDSVELEGDVRTMSSEVRSTVETEFKRILAGLAQEFNITYDLIYSHDYPVLVNDKEMTELVFNAVNDAKIPEIKAVIETPPSSASEDFSYYLQKVPGSFFYVGAKPADGPVYPHHHPKFVINEDSLIIAAKAMAAVVAKYFGQE from the coding sequence ATATATTACTGATTTTTATAAAGATAAGGACGTAAAAATACGAACCAATGTGGGTGGATATGGTGTGGTTGTCACAATCGAAGGAGGTCAGCCGGGTAAAACCGTTGCCTTGAGAGCTGATTTTGATGGGCTGCCGATTACGGAGGAGGCAGATGTCCCTTTTAAATCAAAAAATCCGGGTGTTATGCATGCATGTGGCCATGATGGACACACCGCTTATTTAATGATTTTAGCTGATGTACTAATCGAAATGAAAGAGCAATTAAAAGGGAATGTTGTTATTCTTCACCAACCTGCGGAAGAAACACCTCCTGGCGGCGCTGTTGCTATGATTGAAGACGGGTGTTTAGAAGGTGTTGATAATGTTTTCGGCATCCACCTAATGTCTCTGGCGGAAACTGGAGAAGTCTATTATCGTGCCGGAGAAATGCAGACGGGACGTTCGTATTTCAAAGTGAAAATTCAAGGAAAAGGCGGACATGGCTCGATGCCGCATGCAAGTAATGACAGCATTGTCGCGGCAAGTCATTTCGTTGTCGCAGCTCAGACGATTGTCAGCCGCCGAATTAATCCTTTTGATATGGCAACAGTAACCATTGGCTCGTTTGATGGTAAAGGATCCTTCAATATTATTAAGGATAGTGTAGAGCTTGAAGGAGATGTCCGAACGATGTCTAGTGAAGTTCGCTCTACAGTGGAAACAGAATTCAAACGAATTTTAGCAGGACTTGCTCAAGAGTTTAATATTACCTATGATTTAATTTATTCACATGATTACCCTGTTTTAGTAAATGATAAAGAGATGACAGAATTGGTCTTCAATGCAGTTAATGATGCCAAAATTCCTGAAATCAAAGCAGTCATTGAAACACCGCCTTCATCCGCATCAGAGGATTTTTCATACTACTTACAAAAGGTTCCAGGCAGTTTCTTTTATGTGGGAGCAAAGCCGGCTGATGGTCCAGTTTATCCCCATCACCACCCTAAATTTGTCATCAACGAGGACAGCCTTATCATCGCAGCGAAAGCAATGGCAGCTGTAGTAGCTAAATACTTTGGACAGGAATAG